A DNA window from Paenibacillus andongensis contains the following coding sequences:
- a CDS encoding MmcQ/YjbR family DNA-binding protein: protein MVTADEIRSIALSLPETEEHDHWEKPSFRVRNKIYAVIQPDGVSLVIKTTKEDRLAYTTMDPDVYQLPDNFQNLAFMIIRMDRVNHEECRTMLILAWSLVAPKKVVKAFNETSKGKS from the coding sequence ATGGTTACTGCTGATGAAATAAGAAGCATCGCGCTGTCATTACCGGAAACGGAAGAACATGACCATTGGGAAAAACCTTCCTTTCGTGTACGCAACAAAATTTATGCGGTCATCCAACCTGACGGTGTGTCACTCGTGATTAAAACGACCAAAGAGGATCGATTAGCTTACACCACGATGGATCCCGATGTTTATCAGCTGCCAGACAACTTCCAAAACTTAGCATTCATGATTATTCGAATGGATCGTGTCAATCACGAGGAATGTCGTACTATGCTTATTCTGGCCTGGAGCCTTGTAGCTCCGAAGAAAGTCGTTAAAGCTTTTAATGAAACATCAAAAGGTAAAAGCTAA
- a CDS encoding alpha/beta fold hydrolase, whose product MNKKHLVWDLLLRKLNQRKNAKKLNYHTPNGIALERFIPIGGIDQWITIRGEDRSKPILFFIHGGPASTYTVFSPLLRSWEKHFTIVQWDQRGAGKTFRRNGVNGSGDITFEKLASDGLEVAEFLCKHLNQEKMILVGSSMGSIIGVMMAKRRPDLFHAYVGTDQNVGPDPDHLSYQMTLEGLRAAGNKKGMQAIERIGPDPLKWSRKDFDERNQWIIKSTTTVPNMIMDIMLPAILSSPGHTIRDIIDIFKGMNFSLDLLFDELMTFDIRNLGLEFDIPFFIFQGDTDFITPTALAQAYFNDIRAPHKEMVLIQNAGHLAAFARTDQFLDELRMRISPLVDSASKKVDISLHLVKPI is encoded by the coding sequence ATGAATAAAAAACATTTAGTTTGGGATCTGCTCCTACGAAAGCTAAATCAGCGTAAAAATGCTAAGAAGCTAAACTACCATACTCCAAATGGCATCGCCCTGGAACGATTCATTCCGATTGGCGGCATTGATCAATGGATCACCATTCGCGGTGAAGATCGCAGCAAGCCCATCCTGTTCTTCATACACGGCGGTCCCGCATCAACTTATACCGTCTTCTCTCCATTGCTGCGTTCATGGGAGAAGCACTTTACCATCGTCCAATGGGACCAGCGCGGTGCAGGTAAGACGTTCCGCAGGAATGGTGTGAATGGGAGCGGAGATATTACTTTTGAAAAACTGGCAAGTGATGGACTCGAGGTTGCCGAATTCCTATGTAAGCATCTCAATCAGGAAAAAATGATTCTTGTTGGCAGCTCTATGGGAAGCATTATAGGTGTCATGATGGCTAAGCGCCGACCAGACCTCTTCCATGCTTATGTCGGAACTGATCAGAACGTTGGCCCAGATCCGGATCATCTATCTTACCAGATGACGCTAGAAGGACTTCGCGCTGCTGGGAACAAAAAGGGCATGCAGGCTATCGAGAGAATTGGACCCGATCCTTTGAAGTGGAGCCGCAAGGACTTCGATGAAAGGAACCAGTGGATCATTAAATCTACCACAACGGTTCCTAATATGATAATGGACATCATGCTGCCTGCTATTTTGTCGTCGCCGGGCCACACCATTCGTGACATTATAGACATTTTCAAAGGCATGAACTTCTCCTTGGACCTTCTTTTTGATGAACTCATGACCTTTGACATCCGCAATCTCGGGTTGGAATTTGACATACCATTTTTCATCTTCCAAGGTGATACTGATTTCATAACACCAACCGCATTAGCCCAAGCCTATTTCAATGATATTAGAGCTCCTCACAAAGAAATGGTTCTTATCCAAAATGCCGGCCATCTCGCTGCTTTTGCTCGGACAGATCAATTTCTAGATGAACTAAGAATGAGGATAAGTCCGCTTGTAGACTCGGCAAGCAAGAAGGTTGATATTTCACTTCATCTTGTGAAGCCTATATAA